A genomic segment from Leptolyngbya boryana PCC 6306 encodes:
- a CDS encoding cyclic nucleotide-binding domain-containing protein yields MMTNLAPLLKEHAFFEGLKPEYIELLVECASNVRFEANQLIFRQGENADRFYLIRQGKVAVEISTPGQSAIVIKTLMEHDVMGWSWLFPPYRWQFDARAMELTRAIALDGRCLRGKCESDPVLGYELMKRFSAIMLETLQATRLQLLDLYNVPSRRA; encoded by the coding sequence ATGATGACGAACTTGGCACCGTTGTTAAAAGAACATGCTTTTTTTGAGGGGTTGAAGCCTGAGTATATTGAACTCTTGGTTGAGTGTGCGTCTAATGTTCGGTTTGAGGCAAATCAACTGATTTTCCGACAAGGGGAAAATGCCGATCGCTTTTATCTGATTCGACAAGGCAAGGTCGCAGTCGAGATTAGCACCCCTGGACAATCTGCGATCGTGATTAAAACCTTGATGGAACATGATGTTATGGGTTGGTCTTGGCTATTTCCGCCTTACCGCTGGCAATTTGATGCTCGGGCGATGGAGCTAACTCGGGCGATCGCACTTGATGGTCGATGCCTGCGAGGGAAATGTGAGTCTGATCCGGTACTCGGTTACGAACTGATGAAACGCTTCTCAGCGATTATGCTCGAAACATTACAAGCGACTCGCCTCCAATTGCTCGATCTCTACAATGTGCCGAGTCGGAGGGCGTAA
- a CDS encoding NADH-quinone oxidoreductase subunit B family protein yields the protein MKQLHKPKLAVWKFASCDGCQLSLLDCEDELLTVAGEIEIANFMEASSAVVKGPYDLSLVEGSITTPHDAERIHQVRRASKRLVTIGACATSGGIQALRNFKDVKAFTSIVYAKPEYIETLNKSTAIADHVFVDFELRGCPINKHQLLEVISAFLSDRKPVIPTYSVCIECKRRGNVCVMVAHGTPCMGPVTQAGCNALCPAYNRGCYGCYGPMESPNTAALSQWWKQLGVDETDLVRAYRTFNAYAEAFRKESERHEQ from the coding sequence ATGAAACAGCTACATAAGCCGAAACTTGCTGTTTGGAAATTTGCGTCCTGTGATGGGTGTCAATTGAGCTTGCTCGATTGCGAAGATGAATTGCTAACTGTGGCAGGAGAGATTGAGATTGCCAATTTTATGGAAGCTTCTAGTGCAGTTGTCAAAGGTCCTTATGATTTGTCGCTAGTTGAAGGTTCGATCACCACTCCTCACGATGCAGAGCGAATTCATCAAGTCAGGCGGGCTTCAAAACGACTTGTGACAATTGGTGCTTGTGCAACTTCTGGGGGCATTCAAGCGCTCCGAAATTTCAAAGATGTCAAAGCCTTTACTTCGATTGTTTACGCTAAGCCAGAGTACATTGAAACTCTGAATAAATCGACTGCGATCGCAGATCATGTGTTCGTTGATTTTGAACTTCGAGGCTGTCCGATTAACAAGCATCAATTGCTAGAAGTGATAAGTGCTTTTTTGAGCGATCGTAAACCTGTCATTCCTACTTACAGCGTGTGTATCGAATGCAAGCGTCGCGGAAATGTCTGTGTGATGGTTGCCCACGGAACGCCTTGTATGGGGCCTGTGACGCAGGCGGGATGTAATGCGCTTTGTCCGGCGTACAATCGAGGGTGCTATGGCTGTTACGGTCCGATGGAAAGCCCGAATACGGCTGCATTGAGCCAATGGTGGAAGCAGTTAGGAGTGGACGAAACAGATCTGGTTCGGGCATATCGCACGTTTAATGCCTATGCAGAAGCCTTTCGCAAAGAGAGTGAGCGTCATGAGCAGTAA
- a CDS encoding FAD/NAD(P)-binding protein, whose translation MILEPMQPHIYRVRQTRKETHDTFTMELEPAQGNQPFYFAPGQFNMLYAFGTGECAISISGNPTEPNKLLHTTRIVGNVTTALSKLRPGDSMGIRGPFGKGWDLQAAEGNDVVFVAGGIGLAPLRPAIAYVLANRAKYGKVVILIGTRTPQDILFRHDLKQWRSRLDLEVFVTVDRAEPGWQGNVGVVTALIRRAPFDRLNTVAMICGPEIMMQFTVMELLKRGVSPESIYITMERNMKCAIGFCGHCQLGPTFICKNGPVFRYDHIKFWFDQREF comes from the coding sequence ATGATCCTAGAACCGATGCAGCCTCACATCTACCGAGTACGGCAAACGCGGAAAGAAACCCATGACACCTTCACAATGGAGCTAGAACCTGCGCAAGGGAATCAACCGTTTTACTTTGCGCCAGGTCAATTCAACATGCTCTATGCTTTTGGGACTGGAGAATGTGCAATCTCTATTAGTGGGAATCCTACTGAGCCAAACAAACTCTTACACACGACTCGGATCGTGGGTAATGTGACGACTGCATTGAGTAAATTGCGGCCGGGTGATTCGATGGGCATTCGAGGTCCATTTGGCAAGGGATGGGATTTGCAAGCCGCAGAAGGCAATGATGTGGTGTTTGTTGCTGGAGGGATTGGATTAGCTCCCTTACGTCCTGCGATCGCTTACGTGTTGGCGAATCGAGCTAAGTATGGCAAAGTCGTGATTTTGATTGGAACACGCACGCCCCAAGATATTCTATTTCGGCATGATTTGAAGCAGTGGCGATCGCGTCTTGATTTAGAAGTTTTTGTCACGGTCGATCGGGCTGAACCGGGTTGGCAAGGCAATGTAGGAGTCGTAACTGCTTTGATTCGACGTGCGCCTTTTGATCGACTGAACACAGTTGCAATGATTTGCGGCCCCGAAATTATGATGCAGTTTACCGTGATGGAATTGCTCAAACGAGGGGTGAGTCCAGAGAGCATCTACATCACGATGGAACGCAATATGAAATGCGCGATCGGGTTCTGCGGACATTGCCAGCTAGGGCCGACCTTCATCTGTAAAAATGGCCCCGTATTTCGCTATGACCACATCAAATTCTGGTTTGACCAGCGGGAGTTTTAG
- a CDS encoding sulfite reductase subunit A gives MNEINLGDRVVIQRQNLQSLFAALQQLGYELIAPTIREAAIVYDAVSSVEDLPIGWTDEQSGGTYRLKRREDQALFGYAVGAHSWKKYLFAPQVRLWQAERKGQEITIRADPPDTTKRAFIGVRSCDLHAIAIQDQVFLHGEAVDPHYQSRRHDNFVIAVNCGQAGRTCFCVSMQTGPEATSGFDLALTEVLNPTHYFVVEIGSEAGRDMLQAVPHTIATPNDQEIAQQIVAETAQHMGRTMPTEGIKELLYDNLEHPRWNDVASRCLTCANCTMVCPTCFCSTVEDTTDLTGDHAERWRQWDSCFTMDFSYLHGGSVRVSTKSRYRQWMTHKLASWIDQFGTSGCVGCGRCITWCPVGIDITEEVKAIRDSQEVKHE, from the coding sequence ATGAATGAAATCAATCTTGGCGATCGCGTTGTTATCCAACGACAGAATTTACAAAGCCTCTTTGCTGCGCTTCAGCAATTGGGATATGAGCTAATTGCGCCTACCATTCGGGAAGCAGCAATTGTTTACGATGCAGTGTCTTCTGTTGAGGATTTGCCGATTGGATGGACTGATGAACAATCCGGAGGAACCTATCGCCTCAAGCGACGCGAGGATCAGGCGTTGTTTGGCTATGCCGTGGGCGCGCATTCGTGGAAAAAATATTTGTTTGCACCCCAGGTTCGACTTTGGCAAGCAGAGCGTAAAGGGCAAGAGATAACGATCCGTGCAGACCCGCCAGACACAACAAAGCGCGCTTTTATTGGTGTGCGATCGTGTGATCTTCATGCGATCGCGATTCAGGATCAAGTCTTTCTGCATGGAGAAGCAGTTGATCCGCACTATCAATCCCGTCGCCACGATAATTTTGTGATTGCGGTGAACTGTGGACAGGCAGGGAGAACCTGTTTCTGTGTGTCCATGCAAACGGGACCCGAAGCTACGAGCGGATTTGATTTGGCATTAACGGAGGTACTCAATCCGACGCATTACTTTGTTGTCGAGATTGGTAGTGAAGCGGGGCGAGACATGCTTCAAGCTGTGCCTCATACGATCGCAACGCCAAATGATCAGGAGATTGCTCAACAGATTGTTGCAGAAACGGCGCAACACATGGGACGCACGATGCCAACTGAGGGCATTAAAGAATTGCTCTACGACAATCTAGAACATCCCCGATGGAATGACGTTGCTTCGCGATGTCTCACCTGTGCGAACTGTACGATGGTCTGTCCGACTTGCTTTTGCTCGACAGTCGAAGATACGACTGATTTAACAGGCGATCATGCTGAGCGCTGGCGACAGTGGGATTCCTGTTTCACAATGGATTTTTCTTACCTGCATGGTGGCAGTGTGCGCGTCAGTACAAAATCTCGCTATCGCCAATGGATGACCCACAAATTAGCTTCGTGGATTGATCAATTTGGCACGTCGGGTTGTGTGGGGTGTGGACGATGTATTACTTGGTGCCCCGTTGGGATTGACATTACGGAAGAAGTCAAAGCGATTCGAGACAGTCAGGAGGTCAAACACGAATGA
- a CDS encoding hydrogenase maturation protease, giving the protein MSIEPNPMQNTMLIGVGNEFRHDDAVGLMILRKLRNQLPETISTIEASGEGTTLIELWQTSDTVYLFDAVSSGSEIATIHRIDVHTQSIPSQFFHYSSHAFGVAEAVELARSLNQLPNKLILYGVEGSNFAIGIGLSEAVEQAIETAIQQVLSELEINHA; this is encoded by the coding sequence ATGTCGATCGAGCCTAACCCAATGCAAAATACGATGCTGATTGGTGTGGGAAATGAATTTCGACACGATGATGCGGTCGGATTAATGATTCTAAGAAAACTTCGCAATCAGCTTCCAGAAACGATTTCAACGATTGAAGCATCGGGCGAGGGAACAACATTAATCGAGTTGTGGCAAACCAGCGATACCGTTTATCTATTTGATGCTGTGTCTTCGGGTTCTGAAATTGCTACGATTCATCGCATTGATGTTCATACTCAATCGATTCCATCGCAATTTTTCCACTATTCCTCTCATGCGTTTGGAGTAGCAGAAGCGGTTGAACTTGCTCGATCGTTGAATCAACTTCCAAACAAACTCATTCTCTATGGGGTAGAAGGAAGTAACTTTGCAATTGGGATCGGACTGTCAGAAGCAGTCGAGCAAGCTATAGAAACTGCGATTCAACAAGTGTTATCAGAATTGGAGATCAACCATGCATGA
- a CDS encoding tetratricopeptide repeat protein, whose product MTNEPVSGRKQSTTFFPNVIKTQQSNAEGSFVMSSISKVMLSFSVAIALLIEGFSIRNDVQAVQYSSSSNLQNQAISIAQITVEDWLWQAVEKANRGDFRGAISDLDRAIELHPNNARLYANRAGLYLMVDEFERAEADATRAIALSPYQALAFFNRAAARHYLKKYQPAIEDYTQALNLGVPGDTLAVLYFSRGEARRMIRDLTGSIADNTTAIQIDPTSGEAYDNRGLAYLDQGDTEHAIADFQKAAELFNARGDQANYRAALARVQKLQMSRHDTKSRSIKAPLHKILKVMF is encoded by the coding sequence GTGACAAATGAGCCTGTAAGCGGTCGAAAGCAATCGACGACATTTTTTCCAAACGTCATCAAAACTCAGCAATCGAATGCTGAAGGAAGTTTTGTTATGAGCAGCATCTCAAAAGTTATGCTGAGCTTTAGTGTTGCAATCGCACTTCTGATCGAGGGATTTTCGATCAGAAATGATGTTCAAGCAGTGCAATACTCATCCTCTTCAAACTTGCAAAATCAAGCCATCTCTATTGCTCAAATTACGGTTGAAGATTGGCTCTGGCAAGCGGTTGAAAAGGCAAATCGAGGCGATTTTAGAGGCGCGATTTCAGACTTAGACCGTGCGATCGAGCTTCATCCCAACAATGCAAGACTTTATGCCAATCGGGCAGGATTGTATTTGATGGTCGATGAGTTCGAGCGTGCAGAAGCAGATGCAACTCGAGCGATCGCATTATCTCCATATCAAGCTTTAGCCTTCTTTAATCGAGCAGCGGCTCGTCATTATCTCAAAAAGTACCAACCAGCCATCGAAGACTACACTCAAGCCCTGAATCTCGGAGTTCCTGGAGACACTCTTGCTGTACTTTACTTTAGTCGAGGTGAAGCACGTCGAATGATTCGGGATTTGACAGGTTCAATCGCAGACAATACAACGGCAATTCAGATCGATCCAACTTCTGGCGAGGCTTATGATAATCGAGGCTTAGCTTACCTTGACCAAGGTGATACTGAACATGCGATCGCAGATTTCCAAAAAGCAGCCGAACTCTTTAACGCACGAGGAGATCAAGCAAATTACCGAGCAGCGTTAGCTCGAGTACAAAAACTTCAAATGAGTCGGCATGACACCAAATCGCGATCGATTAAAGCGCCTCTTCACAAGATTCTCAAGGTTATGTTCTAG
- a CDS encoding adenosine-specific kinase, which produces MELKTVQLDIPEDSNLILGQTHFIKTVEDLYEILVGISSQVKFGLAFCEASGPCLIRKASNDPTLEAVAVKNAQAIAAGHSFVILMKNAYPINFLNAIKQCPEVCSIYCATANPVEVIVAESEQGRGILGVIDGFSPKGVETNEDIQTRQAFLRQIGYKC; this is translated from the coding sequence ATGGAACTGAAAACAGTGCAATTAGACATTCCTGAAGACAGCAATTTAATTTTGGGTCAAACTCATTTCATTAAAACCGTTGAAGATTTGTATGAAATATTGGTCGGGATTTCATCTCAAGTCAAGTTTGGACTTGCTTTCTGTGAAGCATCAGGACCCTGTTTGATTCGGAAAGCCAGCAATGATCCAACCTTAGAAGCAGTCGCTGTGAAAAATGCTCAAGCGATCGCAGCAGGACACAGCTTTGTCATACTGATGAAAAATGCTTATCCAATTAACTTTCTCAACGCAATCAAACAATGTCCTGAAGTGTGCAGCATCTACTGCGCGACTGCGAATCCTGTTGAAGTCATTGTGGCAGAAAGTGAACAAGGTCGCGGAATTTTAGGTGTCATTGATGGATTCTCACCGAAAGGTGTGGAAACAAATGAAGACATTCAAACTCGACAAGCATTCTTACGCCAAATTGGATACAAGTGCTAA
- a CDS encoding Ni/Fe hydrogenase subunit alpha, protein MSSKTIKVDYLARVEGEGAMYVKIRDRKVQDVQLKIFEPPRFFEAFLRGRQYSEAPDITARICGICPIAYMMSSIHAMENILGIDVEGGLRALRRLIYCGEWIESHSLHIFMLHAPDFLGYESAIHMAKDYPELVQRGLRLKKIGNRILALIGGREIHPINIRVGGFYKLPTRQELRSLIDDLQWACDTAEETARWAATLSFPEFEQDYEFVALHHPNEYPMNQGRIISNKGLDISNDQFYEYIEEQHKPHSTALHAIIKERGDYLVGPIARFNLNCDQLTPRAQAIAREVGLLPICRNPFQSIVVRSIEVLFAVEEALRLIETYEMPDRAVVDYKIQAGVGHGCTEAPRGILYHRYKIDEKGDILDAKIAPPTSQNQGRIEHDLWQFVEQQIDLADDQLRSQCEQLIRNYDPCISCSTHFLKLDVDRA, encoded by the coding sequence ATGAGCAGTAAAACGATCAAAGTCGATTATCTCGCTCGCGTAGAAGGTGAGGGTGCGATGTATGTGAAGATCCGCGATCGTAAAGTGCAAGATGTGCAGCTTAAAATCTTTGAACCTCCTCGATTTTTTGAAGCATTTTTACGCGGACGGCAATACAGCGAAGCTCCTGATATCACGGCTCGAATTTGTGGCATTTGTCCGATCGCGTACATGATGAGTTCGATTCATGCAATGGAAAATATCTTGGGCATTGACGTCGAAGGTGGATTGCGCGCACTCCGGCGATTGATTTACTGCGGCGAATGGATCGAAAGTCATAGTTTGCATATTTTCATGCTGCACGCGCCGGATTTTCTGGGTTACGAGAGTGCCATTCACATGGCAAAGGACTATCCGGAGCTTGTGCAGCGGGGCTTAAGACTGAAGAAAATTGGCAATCGAATTCTAGCTTTGATTGGTGGGCGAGAAATTCATCCGATTAACATTCGAGTAGGTGGATTTTATAAGCTACCGACTCGGCAGGAACTACGATCGCTGATTGATGATTTGCAATGGGCGTGTGATACAGCAGAAGAAACTGCACGATGGGCAGCAACCTTATCCTTTCCTGAGTTTGAGCAAGACTATGAATTCGTTGCGCTTCATCATCCGAATGAATATCCAATGAATCAAGGACGAATCATTTCTAACAAAGGATTAGATATTTCAAATGATCAGTTTTATGAATACATTGAAGAACAGCATAAGCCTCATTCCACTGCTTTACATGCCATCATCAAAGAGCGTGGAGATTATCTCGTAGGTCCGATCGCACGATTTAATCTCAATTGTGACCAACTCACCCCCCGCGCTCAAGCGATCGCGCGTGAAGTCGGGCTGCTTCCTATCTGTCGCAATCCATTTCAAAGTATTGTGGTTCGCAGTATTGAAGTACTATTTGCTGTGGAAGAAGCCTTGCGGTTAATTGAAACGTATGAAATGCCCGATCGAGCAGTAGTTGATTACAAGATTCAAGCAGGAGTTGGGCATGGCTGTACAGAAGCGCCCCGCGGAATTCTCTATCATCGCTACAAGATTGATGAAAAAGGCGATATTCTTGATGCCAAGATTGCACCACCGACTTCGCAAAATCAAGGCAGGATTGAACATGATCTGTGGCAATTTGTAGAGCAACAGATCGATTTAGCAGATGATCAATTACGATCGCAGTGTGAACAGCTGATCCGAAACTACGATCCTTGTATTTCCTGTTCAACGCATTTCTTGAAGTTAGATGTCGATCGAGCCTAA